Proteins from a genomic interval of Rhizobium etli CFN 42:
- a CDS encoding Tim44/TimA family putative adaptor protein gives MSSNDFITLFFLVAAVLIFFQLRSVLGRRTGNEKPPRDLYSPREAAPPEAAEAGKVVTLPRRDATADDEDRFSAIDAFAAPGTPLNESLRALNKADPSFSPKEFLNGARMAYEMVVMAYADGDRKTLKSLLSREVYDGFEAAIGEREARGEKVKSTFVGIDKAEITHAETKGSEAQITVRIVSQLISATYDKADALIEGDAENVAEVNDLWTFARDTRSRDPNWKLVATESEHE, from the coding sequence ATGAGTTCGAACGACTTCATCACATTATTCTTCCTGGTGGCGGCGGTGCTGATCTTCTTTCAGCTCCGCTCCGTGCTCGGGCGCCGCACAGGAAATGAGAAGCCGCCGCGCGATCTCTATAGCCCACGAGAAGCGGCTCCGCCCGAAGCCGCTGAGGCCGGTAAGGTCGTGACCCTGCCGCGCCGTGATGCGACGGCCGACGATGAGGATCGCTTCTCCGCCATCGACGCCTTTGCGGCGCCGGGGACACCGCTGAATGAATCGCTGCGCGCCCTGAACAAGGCCGATCCTTCCTTCAGCCCGAAGGAGTTTCTGAACGGCGCCCGCATGGCCTACGAAATGGTTGTCATGGCCTATGCCGACGGTGACCGCAAAACGCTGAAGAGCCTTTTGTCCCGCGAGGTCTATGACGGATTCGAGGCGGCGATCGGCGAGCGCGAAGCTCGCGGCGAAAAGGTCAAGTCCACCTTCGTCGGTATCGACAAGGCCGAAATCACCCATGCCGAGACGAAGGGCAGCGAAGCGCAGATTACCGTGCGCATCGTCAGCCAGCTGATATCGGCAACCTACGACAAGGCGGATGCGCTGATCGAGGGCGACGCCGAAAACGTCGCCGAGGTCAACGACCTCTGGACCTTCGCCCGCGACACCCGTTCGCGCGATCCGAACTGGAAACTTGTGGCGACCGAATCGGAACATGAGTGA
- a CDS encoding Maf-like protein, with amino-acid sequence MTPKLILASSSPFRRMLMENAGLFFEAHPAEIDERAVEAPLEKAGAKPDTVACVLAKAKAEDVSARFPESLVIGSDQTMSLGDRVFHKPKDIADAANHLRALSGTTHRLNSAIVLVRDGAVLWEHVGHAELTMRPLTEDFIARHLSRVGERALSSVGAYQLEGEGVQLFEKIEGDYFTILGLPMLPLLGKLRELGTIDG; translated from the coding sequence ATGACACCCAAACTCATTCTTGCATCGTCGAGCCCTTTTCGACGGATGCTGATGGAAAATGCCGGTCTCTTCTTCGAGGCGCACCCCGCGGAGATCGACGAAAGGGCGGTTGAGGCGCCGCTGGAAAAAGCCGGTGCGAAGCCGGATACCGTCGCCTGCGTCCTGGCCAAGGCTAAAGCCGAAGATGTCAGCGCCCGTTTTCCCGAGAGTCTCGTCATCGGTTCGGATCAGACGATGTCGCTCGGCGACCGCGTTTTCCACAAACCGAAGGATATCGCCGACGCAGCGAACCACCTTCGCGCCCTGTCGGGCACGACTCACCGGCTGAACAGCGCCATCGTGCTCGTCCGCGACGGCGCCGTTTTGTGGGAGCATGTCGGCCATGCGGAACTGACGATGCGACCCTTGACGGAAGATTTCATCGCCAGGCACCTGTCGCGGGTCGGTGAACGGGCGCTTTCCAGCGTCGGCGCCTACCAGCTGGAAGGCGAGGGCGTTCAACTCTTCGAGAAGATCGAGGGCGATTATTTCACCATACTCGGGCTGCCGATGCTTCCGCTCCTGGGAAAATTGCGAGAACTCGGAACGATCGATGGATGA
- a CDS encoding helix-turn-helix domain-containing protein: protein MTPFGEAVRRLRARKGVSQKEMAEALNVSPAYLSALEHGKRGLPTFDLLQRIAGYFNIIWDEAEELFLLARSSDPRVVIDTSGLPPEYTEFANRLARRIRKLDSAEIARLSAILENGGKGDGKAS, encoded by the coding sequence ATGACCCCCTTCGGAGAGGCGGTTCGCCGGCTGAGGGCCCGCAAGGGCGTCTCGCAGAAGGAGATGGCCGAAGCGCTGAACGTCTCCCCCGCCTATCTCTCGGCGCTCGAACATGGCAAGCGCGGTCTGCCGACATTCGATCTGCTGCAGCGCATCGCCGGCTATTTCAACATCATCTGGGACGAGGCCGAGGAACTGTTCCTGCTCGCCCGTTCCTCCGACCCTCGGGTCGTCATCGACACCTCGGGCCTGCCGCCGGAATATACCGAATTCGCCAACCGGCTGGCCCGGCGGATCCGCAAGCTTGACAGCGCCGAGATCGCCCGGTTATCCGCTATTCTCGAAAATGGCGGCAAAGGTGACGGAAAAGCGTCATAA
- a CDS encoding FxsA family protein has product MRFSILPAFILLLPLGEIAGFVVVGRTIGLALTLALVMASFILGVVLLRRQGIGILRRMSSEGRNGVMPGRDLLKPAMTVIAALLLIIPGFLTDIIAVLILIPPVRDFIWRSIAKRFVVVNAKDSFSDGPKADFRDRNPNSKVVDLDEEDYHREPDRNSPWSGKHLGD; this is encoded by the coding sequence ATGCGTTTTTCAATTCTGCCGGCTTTCATTCTGTTGCTGCCGCTTGGCGAAATTGCCGGCTTTGTCGTCGTCGGCCGGACGATCGGGCTGGCGCTGACGCTTGCGCTCGTTATGGCGAGCTTTATCCTCGGCGTGGTCCTGCTGCGCCGGCAAGGGATCGGTATCCTGCGGCGCATGTCGAGCGAAGGGCGGAACGGCGTGATGCCCGGGCGTGATCTGCTGAAGCCGGCAATGACGGTCATTGCCGCGCTGCTCCTGATCATTCCCGGTTTCCTCACGGATATCATCGCCGTCCTCATTCTCATTCCGCCGGTGCGCGATTTCATCTGGCGGTCGATCGCCAAACGCTTTGTCGTCGTCAACGCCAAAGACAGCTTTTCCGACGGCCCAAAAGCCGATTTCCGTGATCGCAACCCGAATTCAAAGGTGGTCGATCTGGACGAGGAGGACTATCATAGGGAGCCGGATCGTAACTCGCCGTGGTCCGGCAAACATCTCGGTGACTGA
- the dnaQ gene encoding DNA polymerase III subunit epsilon: MREIIFDTETTGLDNRADRIIEIGGIELFNHFPTGNTLHIYINPGDQKVHPDALAVHGITDEFLKDKKPFAAVADEILAFFGDGKWIAHNATFDMGFINAEFARIGLPPILPDKVIDTLSMARRKHPMGPNSLDALCRRYGIDNSHRTKHGALLDSELLAEVYIEMIGGRQAAFGLSISGQPGQAARGEMAMEDDMAFAAALERPRPLGSRLSRSEAQAHEALVAKLGEKGIWAKYASSN; the protein is encoded by the coding sequence ATGCGTGAGATCATCTTCGATACGGAAACCACCGGCCTCGATAACCGTGCCGACCGTATCATCGAAATCGGCGGCATCGAGCTCTTCAACCATTTTCCGACCGGCAATACGCTGCATATCTACATCAATCCGGGAGACCAGAAGGTCCATCCGGATGCACTCGCGGTACACGGCATTACCGATGAATTCCTGAAGGACAAAAAGCCTTTCGCCGCGGTTGCCGACGAAATCCTCGCCTTCTTCGGCGACGGCAAATGGATCGCTCATAACGCGACCTTCGATATGGGCTTTATCAACGCCGAATTTGCGCGCATTGGTTTGCCCCCGATCCTGCCGGACAAGGTCATCGATACGCTGTCGATGGCGCGGCGCAAGCACCCGATGGGACCGAATTCGCTCGACGCGCTCTGCCGGCGTTACGGCATCGACAACTCGCACCGTACCAAACACGGCGCGCTGCTCGACTCCGAACTATTGGCCGAAGTCTATATCGAGATGATCGGCGGCAGACAGGCAGCGTTCGGCCTGAGCATATCGGGTCAACCCGGCCAGGCGGCCCGCGGTGAAATGGCGATGGAAGACGATATGGCGTTTGCCGCGGCGCTCGAACGCCCTCGTCCGCTTGGCTCCCGTCTCAGCCGATCTGAAGCGCAGGCCCATGAGGCGCTGGTCGCCAAGCTCGGCGAAAAGGGCATCTGGGCGAAGTACGCCAGCTCGAATTGA
- the gyrB gene encoding DNA topoisomerase (ATP-hydrolyzing) subunit B yields the protein MSDTSATENGVSTEYGADSIKVLKGLDAVRKRPGMYIGDTDDGSGLHHMVYEVVDNAIDEALAGHADIVTVTLNPDGSVTVTDNGRGIPTDIHSGEGVSAAEVIMTQLHAGGKFDQNSYKVSGGLHGVGVSVVNALSVWLKLKIRRHGKIHEMSFTHGVADAPLKVTGDAPDSTGTEVSFMPSSETFTMTEFDYGTLEHRLRELAFLNSGVRILLADKRHSDIKQEEMRYDGGLEAFVSYLDRAKKPLVDKPVAIRGEKDGITVEVAMWWNDSYHENVLCFTNNIPQRDGGTHMAGFRAALTRQVVSYADNSGITKKEKVTLQGEDCREGLTAVLSVKVPDPKFSSQTKDKLVSSEVRPVVESLVNEALNTWFEEHPSEAKILVGKVVEAAAAREAARKARELTRRKGALDIASLPGKLADCSERDPAKSEVFLVEGDSAGGSAKQGRSRENQAILPLRGKILNVERARFDKMLSSQEIGTLITALGTGIGKDEFNAEKLRYHKIIIMTDADVDGAHIRTLLLTFFFRQMPELIERGHLYIAQPPLYKVARGKSVQYLKDEKALEEYLIAQGLEDAALRLGSGEVRTGQDLREVILDALRMRALLDNLHSRYNRAVVEQAAIAGALNAELVSDQARAQALASEVAGRLDIIAEETERGWQGDLATDGGLRLERMVRGVKEVVVLDMALIGSSDARHIDQLTARLKEIYQTPPSLHRREGDIEISGPRALLDAIFASGRKGLTMQRYKGLGEMNAEQLWETTLDPNVRSLLQVKVADATDADGLFARLMGDEVEPRREFIQDNALSVANLDI from the coding sequence ATGAGCGATACATCCGCGACGGAAAACGGCGTAAGCACCGAATATGGCGCAGATTCCATCAAGGTCCTGAAAGGCCTCGACGCCGTGCGCAAGCGCCCCGGCATGTATATCGGCGATACCGACGACGGCTCCGGCCTGCATCACATGGTCTATGAAGTCGTCGACAACGCGATCGACGAAGCGCTGGCCGGTCATGCCGACATCGTCACCGTCACACTCAACCCGGATGGATCGGTGACGGTCACCGATAACGGCCGCGGCATCCCGACCGACATTCATAGCGGCGAAGGCGTGTCGGCAGCCGAAGTCATCATGACGCAGCTGCATGCTGGCGGCAAATTCGACCAGAATTCCTACAAGGTTTCCGGCGGTCTGCACGGCGTCGGCGTTTCCGTCGTCAACGCGCTCTCGGTCTGGCTGAAACTGAAGATCCGCCGCCATGGCAAGATCCATGAAATGAGCTTCACCCATGGCGTGGCGGATGCTCCGCTGAAGGTCACGGGCGATGCCCCTGATTCGACCGGCACGGAAGTCAGCTTCATGCCGAGCAGCGAAACCTTCACCATGACCGAATTCGATTACGGCACGCTGGAGCACCGCCTGCGTGAACTCGCCTTTCTGAATTCCGGCGTCCGTATTCTCTTGGCCGACAAGCGTCATTCCGACATCAAGCAGGAAGAAATGCGCTATGACGGCGGCCTCGAGGCCTTCGTCTCCTATCTCGACCGCGCCAAGAAGCCGCTCGTCGACAAGCCGGTCGCCATCCGCGGCGAAAAGGATGGCATCACCGTCGAAGTGGCGATGTGGTGGAACGACAGCTATCACGAGAACGTGCTCTGCTTCACCAACAACATTCCCCAGCGTGACGGCGGCACCCATATGGCCGGCTTCCGCGCGGCCTTGACCCGTCAGGTGGTTTCCTATGCCGACAATTCCGGCATCACCAAAAAGGAAAAGGTGACGCTGCAGGGGGAAGACTGCCGCGAGGGTCTGACGGCAGTTCTGTCGGTCAAGGTGCCCGATCCGAAATTCTCGTCGCAGACTAAGGACAAGCTCGTTTCCTCGGAAGTCCGCCCTGTCGTCGAAAGCCTCGTCAACGAGGCGCTGAACACCTGGTTCGAGGAGCATCCGAGCGAAGCCAAGATCCTCGTCGGCAAGGTCGTCGAGGCGGCAGCCGCGCGCGAAGCGGCCCGCAAGGCCCGTGAATTGACCCGCCGCAAGGGCGCGCTCGATATTGCCTCGCTGCCGGGCAAGCTCGCCGACTGCTCCGAACGCGATCCGGCCAAATCCGAAGTCTTCCTGGTCGAGGGCGATTCCGCCGGCGGCTCGGCCAAGCAGGGCCGGTCACGCGAAAACCAGGCAATCCTGCCGCTGCGCGGCAAGATCCTGAACGTCGAGCGCGCCCGCTTCGACAAGATGCTCTCCAGCCAGGAAATCGGCACGCTGATCACCGCGCTCGGCACCGGCATCGGCAAGGACGAATTCAACGCCGAAAAGCTGCGTTATCACAAGATCATCATCATGACGGACGCCGATGTTGACGGCGCTCATATCCGCACCCTGCTGCTCACCTTCTTCTTCCGCCAGATGCCGGAACTGATCGAGCGCGGCCATCTCTACATTGCCCAGCCACCGCTCTATAAGGTCGCACGCGGCAAGTCGGTGCAGTATTTGAAGGACGAGAAGGCGCTCGAGGAATATCTCATCGCCCAGGGTCTGGAGGATGCCGCATTGAGGCTCGGCAGCGGCGAGGTACGCACCGGCCAGGATCTGCGCGAAGTCATCCTCGATGCACTGCGCATGCGCGCTTTGCTCGACAATCTCCATTCGCGTTACAATCGCGCCGTCGTCGAACAGGCGGCGATCGCCGGCGCGCTCAATGCCGAGCTCGTCAGCGATCAGGCAAGAGCGCAGGCATTGGCGAGCGAGGTCGCAGGCCGTCTCGACATCATTGCGGAAGAGACCGAACGCGGCTGGCAGGGCGACCTGGCGACCGATGGCGGCCTGCGCCTCGAGCGCATGGTTCGCGGTGTCAAGGAAGTGGTGGTGCTCGACATGGCGCTGATCGGCTCCTCCGACGCCCGCCACATCGACCAGCTGACCGCGCGCCTCAAGGAAATCTATCAGACGCCGCCGTCGCTGCACCGGCGCGAAGGCGACATCGAAATTTCAGGACCACGCGCCCTGCTCGATGCAATCTTCGCCAGCGGCCGCAAGGGTCTGACCATGCAGCGCTACAAGGGTCTCGGCGAAATGAATGCCGAGCAGCTCTGGGAAACCACGCTCGATCCGAATGTCCGTTCGCTGCTGCAGGTCAAGGTTGCCGATGCCACCGATGCCGATGGCCTCTTCGCCCGACTGATGGGGGATGAAGTCGAGCCACGGCGCGAATTCATCCAGGACAACGCGCTCAGCGTCGCCAATCTCGATATCTGA
- the mltA gene encoding murein transglycosylase A, whose product MSDQASDFVLQAISFDRLEGWKDDDPSGLFEMMRHCRRQITDVKPYRTGSLGLSAEDLLPLLMDAENFTPSSPAAARTFFETRCLPFLICRKDGSSGFVTAFYEPEIEVSDRPDEIFRFPFYSRPNDLIDLDDGNRPAELDGSYAFGRLHDDGLIGAYPDRREIDQGFLDGRGLEIAWAKSKVDVFFVHVQGAARLRYRDGRIGRITYAAKAGHPFSAIGKLLIERGEIDRAEISMQSIRAWLARNPEQVDEVLWHNRSYIFFREAAVADPEAGPIAAAKVPLLAGRSLAVDRLIHTFGFPFFIRAGSLTHLDDGRAFGRLMLALDTGSAIVGPARGDIFTGSGDLAGERAGTVRHDADFVILIPKAAAGRFD is encoded by the coding sequence ATGAGTGATCAGGCATCGGACTTCGTCCTGCAGGCCATCAGCTTCGATCGTTTGGAAGGCTGGAAGGATGATGATCCCTCCGGCCTTTTTGAAATGATGCGACACTGCCGGCGGCAGATCACCGACGTCAAACCCTACCGCACCGGGTCGCTCGGCCTGAGCGCGGAGGACCTGCTTCCGCTTCTTATGGACGCTGAAAATTTTACGCCGTCGTCGCCGGCAGCGGCGCGCACCTTTTTCGAAACGCGTTGCCTGCCCTTTCTGATCTGCCGCAAGGACGGCAGTTCCGGTTTCGTCACCGCCTTTTACGAGCCGGAGATCGAGGTATCGGATCGGCCGGACGAGATTTTCCGTTTTCCCTTCTATAGCCGTCCGAACGATCTGATCGATCTCGATGACGGCAATCGCCCGGCCGAATTGGATGGATCCTATGCTTTCGGCCGGCTGCATGACGACGGCCTTATTGGCGCCTATCCGGATCGCCGCGAGATCGATCAGGGCTTTCTCGACGGCCGCGGCCTCGAAATCGCCTGGGCGAAATCGAAGGTCGATGTCTTCTTCGTCCATGTGCAGGGCGCCGCCCGGCTGCGTTATCGAGATGGCCGTATCGGCCGCATCACCTACGCGGCGAAGGCCGGCCATCCCTTCTCGGCGATCGGCAAACTGCTGATCGAGCGCGGAGAAATCGACCGAGCCGAGATTTCGATGCAGTCGATCCGCGCCTGGCTGGCGCGCAATCCCGAGCAGGTGGACGAAGTGCTATGGCACAACCGCTCCTATATTTTCTTCCGGGAAGCGGCGGTCGCCGATCCTGAGGCCGGTCCGATCGCGGCCGCCAAGGTGCCGCTTCTTGCCGGCCGTTCGCTGGCCGTCGACCGCTTGATCCATACCTTCGGCTTTCCCTTTTTCATCCGCGCCGGCAGCCTCACGCATCTCGATGATGGCCGCGCCTTCGGCCGGCTGATGCTGGCGCTCGATACCGGCTCGGCGATCGTCGGGCCTGCGCGCGGCGATATCTTCACCGGTTCGGGGGACTTGGCCGGAGAGCGCGCTGGCACCGTCCGCCACGATGCCGATTTCGTCATCCTCATCCCCAAAGCCGCCGCCGGACGTTTCGACTGA
- a CDS encoding pyruvate, water dikinase regulatory protein, translating to MENRTNFFHLHLISDSTGETLISAGRAASAQFRSAQPIEHVYPLIRNRKQLLPVLQAIDDAPGIVLYTIVDRELANLIDERCVEMGVASVNVLEPVMNAFQIYLGAPSRRRVGAQHVMNAGYFARIEALNFTMDHDDGQMPDDYNDADVVIIGISRTSKTPTSIYLANRGIKTANIPIVYGVPLPESLLAATKPLIVCLIATTDRISQVRENRVLGTTQGFDREHYTDRATISEELKYARSLCARHGWPLIDVTRRSIEETAAAIVALRPKLR from the coding sequence GTGGAGAACAGAACGAACTTCTTTCATCTGCACCTGATATCTGACTCGACCGGAGAGACTCTCATCTCCGCCGGCCGCGCCGCTTCGGCGCAGTTCAGATCCGCTCAGCCGATCGAGCATGTCTATCCGCTGATCCGCAATCGCAAACAGCTGTTGCCGGTTCTGCAGGCGATCGATGACGCGCCCGGGATCGTGCTCTATACCATTGTCGACCGCGAACTGGCGAACCTCATCGACGAGCGCTGCGTCGAGATGGGTGTCGCCTCGGTCAATGTGCTGGAGCCAGTCATGAATGCGTTCCAGATCTATCTTGGCGCCCCATCCCGCCGCCGGGTCGGCGCCCAGCATGTGATGAATGCCGGCTACTTCGCGCGCATTGAGGCGTTGAACTTCACCATGGATCATGACGACGGGCAGATGCCGGATGATTACAACGATGCCGATGTCGTCATCATCGGCATCAGCCGGACATCGAAGACGCCGACCAGCATCTATCTCGCCAACCGCGGCATCAAGACGGCGAACATCCCGATCGTCTACGGCGTACCCTTGCCGGAGAGCCTGCTCGCGGCAACAAAACCGCTGATCGTGTGCCTGATCGCCACCACCGACCGCATTTCCCAGGTTCGGGAAAATCGCGTGCTCGGGACGACGCAAGGTTTCGACCGCGAGCACTATACCGATCGGGCCACGATCTCGGAGGAGCTGAAATATGCCCGCTCCCTCTGCGCCCGCCACGGATGGCCGCTGATCGACGTTACTCGCCGCTCAATCGAGGAAACGGCGGCCGCCATTGTTGCCCTCCGCCCGAAGCTGCGTTAA
- the coaE gene encoding dephospho-CoA kinase (Dephospho-CoA kinase (CoaE) performs the final step in coenzyme A biosynthesis.): MLKIGLTGSIGMGKSTVGKLFAEAGIPLNDSDAVVHNLYAGEAAPLVNAAFPGTMKDGAVDRHELGRQLALDPEGFKRLEAIVHPLVRKREMEFLAKQQADGAEMVLLDIPLLFETGAWERVDVIVVVSTDSQIQRQRVLAREDMTEEKFDMILSRQTPDAEKRRRADYLVDTSHSIAETRAQVLEIIAELKMRIAKGDFRNA; encoded by the coding sequence ATGCTGAAGATCGGACTCACCGGCTCAATCGGAATGGGAAAATCGACGGTCGGCAAACTCTTTGCCGAGGCCGGAATCCCCCTGAACGACTCCGACGCCGTGGTCCACAACCTTTACGCCGGCGAGGCAGCGCCGTTGGTGAATGCCGCTTTTCCCGGCACGATGAAGGATGGAGCAGTCGACCGGCATGAGCTGGGCCGCCAGCTCGCGCTTGATCCCGAAGGCTTTAAACGCCTCGAAGCGATCGTGCACCCGCTGGTTCGCAAACGGGAAATGGAATTTCTGGCGAAACAGCAGGCAGACGGCGCCGAAATGGTCCTGCTCGATATTCCGCTGCTCTTTGAAACCGGCGCCTGGGAAAGAGTGGATGTGATTGTCGTCGTCAGCACCGATTCACAGATTCAACGTCAGAGGGTGCTTGCGCGCGAAGACATGACCGAGGAAAAATTCGACATGATTCTCTCTCGCCAGACGCCGGATGCGGAAAAACGGCGCCGCGCCGATTATCTGGTCGACACCAGCCACAGCATTGCCGAGACGAGGGCGCAGGTGCTTGAGATCATCGCCGAACTGAAAATGCGGATTGCCAAGGGAGATTTCCGGAATGCGTGA
- a CDS encoding shikimate dehydrogenase: MDDSRETLGPNAFVTGFPIKHSRSPLIHGYWLKTLGLPGSYRAHEVAPDAFPDFIASLKDGSSDFIGGNVTIPHKELAFRLADKPDDLAHELGASNTLWLEDGLLHATNTDGRGFTANLDERHPGWDRHDTAVVFGAGGASRAIIQAVRDRGFREIHVVNRTVERARELADRFGPKVRAHPVGALAEVMHGAGLFVNTTSLGMDGEAAPLIDFAPLAADAVVTDIVYIPLNTPILRQAEEQGLSVVDGLGMLLHQAVPGFEKWFGERPVVDAALRALIVADMEVH; encoded by the coding sequence ATGGATGATTCACGTGAAACACTGGGGCCGAATGCGTTTGTCACGGGCTTTCCGATTAAGCATTCGCGCTCGCCGTTGATACATGGATACTGGCTGAAGACGCTTGGCCTGCCGGGCAGCTACCGCGCCCACGAGGTGGCGCCCGATGCCTTTCCCGATTTCATTGCCTCGCTGAAGGACGGCAGTTCCGATTTCATCGGTGGCAATGTCACCATCCCCCACAAGGAACTTGCCTTCCGGCTCGCCGACAAGCCGGACGATCTGGCGCACGAACTCGGCGCCTCGAATACGCTCTGGCTGGAGGATGGCCTCCTGCATGCCACCAATACCGACGGCCGTGGCTTCACCGCCAATCTTGACGAGCGTCATCCCGGCTGGGACCGTCATGATACGGCGGTGGTCTTCGGTGCCGGCGGCGCAAGCCGGGCGATCATTCAGGCGGTCCGCGATCGTGGCTTCAGGGAAATCCACGTCGTCAACCGCACCGTCGAACGCGCCCGAGAGTTGGCCGATCGCTTCGGTCCGAAAGTTCGAGCCCATCCGGTTGGCGCGCTTGCCGAAGTCATGCATGGCGCCGGCCTCTTCGTCAACACGACCTCGCTCGGCATGGATGGCGAAGCGGCGCCGTTGATCGATTTTGCACCGCTTGCAGCGGATGCCGTCGTCACCGATATCGTCTACATCCCCTTGAATACGCCGATCCTGAGACAGGCGGAAGAGCAGGGACTGTCGGTCGTCGATGGTCTCGGCATGCTGCTGCACCAGGCTGTTCCCGGTTTCGAAAAATGGTTCGGCGAGCGTCCCGTCGTCGATGCAGCGCTGCGCGCTCTGATCGTTGCTGATATGGAAGTCCACTGA
- the secB gene encoding protein-export chaperone SecB produces the protein MADDNNSNGATNPTLSILAQYTKDLSFENPGAPRSLQARDKAPTININVNVNANPLSDTDFDVVLSLNAEAKDGDKTVFHTELVYGGVFRVAGFPQEHMLPVLFIECPRMLFPFARQIIADVTRNGGFPPLMIDPIDFTQMFAQRVAEEQARAKVQAVPN, from the coding sequence ATGGCAGACGATAACAACAGCAACGGTGCGACGAACCCCACTCTTTCGATCCTTGCGCAATATACCAAGGACCTCTCCTTCGAAAATCCGGGTGCGCCGCGTTCGCTGCAGGCCCGCGACAAGGCGCCGACGATCAACATCAATGTGAACGTCAACGCCAACCCGCTTTCAGACACGGATTTCGATGTCGTGCTGTCGCTGAATGCCGAAGCCAAGGATGGCGACAAGACGGTGTTCCATACCGAACTCGTCTATGGCGGCGTCTTTCGCGTCGCCGGTTTCCCCCAGGAGCACATGCTGCCGGTTCTCTTCATCGAGTGCCCGCGCATGCTCTTCCCCTTCGCTCGTCAGATCATCGCCGACGTGACCCGCAATGGCGGTTTCCCGCCGCTGATGATCGACCCGATCGACTTCACGCAGATGTTCGCACAGCGCGTTGCCGAAGAACAGGCCCGCGCCAAGGTTCAGGCCGTTCCGAACTGA
- a CDS encoding nitroreductase family protein: MTKSNNRESQYPIDPMFLDRWSPRAFTGEIIEAAELLSLLEAAHWAPSSSNQQPWRFIYALKGSEHWEKFVALLVDANQEWAKNASALIFVVSRSFTGVAGSGEEKPSYTHSFDAGAAWGYLALQARLSGFYAHGMGGIKHEEIRKTFDIPEGYRVEAGVAVGRLADKSVLSERYQAREFPSQRKPLSELAFNGRFVAD, from the coding sequence ATGACGAAGAGCAATAATCGCGAATCCCAATATCCGATCGATCCGATGTTTCTCGATCGCTGGTCGCCCCGCGCCTTTACCGGCGAGATCATCGAGGCGGCAGAGCTGCTCAGCCTGCTCGAAGCCGCCCATTGGGCGCCGTCCTCTTCCAACCAGCAGCCCTGGCGATTCATCTATGCCCTCAAAGGCTCGGAGCACTGGGAGAAATTCGTCGCACTGCTCGTCGATGCCAATCAGGAATGGGCGAAGAACGCATCGGCGCTGATCTTCGTCGTGTCACGCAGCTTCACTGGCGTTGCCGGATCCGGCGAGGAAAAGCCGAGTTACACCCATTCCTTCGATGCCGGTGCAGCCTGGGGATACCTGGCGCTGCAAGCGCGCCTTTCCGGCTTCTATGCCCATGGCATGGGCGGCATCAAACATGAGGAGATCAGGAAGACCTTCGATATTCCGGAGGGGTACCGGGTCGAAGCCGGTGTGGCCGTCGGTCGTCTGGCCGATAAGAGCGTCCTTTCGGAACGCTATCAGGCGCGAGAATTCCCGAGCCAGCGCAAGCCGCTCTCAGAGCTCGCCTTTAACGGCCGTTTCGTCGCCGACTGA
- a CDS encoding Smr/MutS family protein — MARDRKLSADERILWGKVARSTRPMPGKANELTELDAFLAATEAAAERQAAEKQTSVSPPAPQPTPQSTPRQPAKVHHPLERPVKRKIAKGRLALEARIDLHGLVQSEAHVVLLDFLVRAHERGMRHVLVITGKGSSMGSAGALKRAVPLWFSKPEFRYLISSYEPAAQHHGGEGALYIRLSRRHGEKP, encoded by the coding sequence ATGGCCAGGGATCGCAAGCTCAGCGCCGATGAGAGGATCCTGTGGGGCAAGGTTGCCCGCAGCACGCGACCGATGCCCGGCAAGGCGAACGAGTTGACCGAACTCGACGCCTTTCTTGCCGCAACCGAAGCGGCAGCCGAACGGCAGGCTGCGGAAAAGCAGACCTCCGTTTCGCCGCCGGCGCCACAGCCGACCCCACAGTCGACGCCGAGACAGCCGGCCAAGGTGCATCATCCGCTGGAAAGGCCGGTCAAGCGCAAGATCGCCAAGGGCCGGCTGGCGCTCGAGGCGCGCATCGACCTGCATGGCCTGGTGCAGAGCGAAGCCCATGTCGTCCTCCTCGATTTTTTAGTTCGCGCCCATGAGCGCGGCATGCGCCATGTGCTTGTGATCACCGGCAAGGGCAGCTCGATGGGCAGCGCCGGCGCGCTGAAGCGGGCCGTGCCGCTCTGGTTCTCGAAGCCGGAATTCCGTTACCTGATCTCTTCCTATGAACCGGCCGCCCAGCATCATGGCGGTGAGGGTGCGCTTTATATTCGCCTGTCGCGGCGGCATGGGGAAAAGCCATGA